From the Brassica napus cultivar Da-Ae chromosome A8, Da-Ae, whole genome shotgun sequence genome, one window contains:
- the LOC106440731 gene encoding transcription factor GTE4, whose amino-acid sequence MGEVAETMTKKKKKGRPSLLDLQKRAIKQQQLQQQQHHRNNHDDHRSGSKNPNSPNSGTRSKRRNPNPNGVSSSDSPLSEEDDDERREKKHKLLYGLNSHSNPHSPNPQSRGSDLHLDETPVNRRKIGGGSGFTGEKASKATDILQGSPVESGGPTTPLPDKQLLVFILDRLQKKDTYGVYSDPVDPEELPDYHEIITNPMDFSTVRKKLDSGAYATLEQFEGDVFLICSNAMEYNSSDTVYYRQARAIQELAKKDFENLRRDSDDEEPQSQQEQQQQPKVARRGRPPKKQPEPSSIDRTASEISADALIPGGDSSNRFSGAYNLRKTPPSHKFRQAETSVRINHNSETQSGWSVDWENEFPPSVVKAVNKYGMKHFNVDENKRDTYNHLPASTQEPSVLTTLEDELKQLIPVGLTTEYGYARSLARYAANLGPVAWKIASKRIETVLPPGIKYGPGWVEENPAGTEEDNDPQKQKCSNDLASDNHSNRILSPTASVSSAFIGNRHSSSSQGIEETAAPSRAFPPASSSRQAGPLIKPESSINGLTRGFSGFGHSPSPMIGATRQQQPNLANETMPGPQQQGMLFPYNKQEFDRFPPDLNARLVSPNSPGANQQTGSSSSQHPDLALQL is encoded by the exons atgGGTGAGGTAGCAGAAacaatgacgaagaagaagaagaaagggagGCCATCTCTTCTAGACCTTCAGAAGCGAGCTATCAAACAGCAACAACTACAGCAACAGCAACACCACAGAAACAATCACGATGACCATAGATCCGGctccaaaaaccctaattctcccAACTCCGGCACCCGATCCAAGCGCCGGAACCCTAATCCCAACGGAGTTTCCTCCTCCGATTCCCCCTTGAGCGAGGAAGACGACGACGAGCGGCGCGAGAAGAAACACAAGCTCCTGTACGGATTAAACTCCCACTCCAATCCTCATTCTCCTAATCCCCAATCGCGCGGCTCCGATCTGCACCTCGACGAGACTCCCGTCAATAGACGGAAGATCGGCGGCGGATCTGGATTCACG GGAGAAAAGGCTTCGAAAGCGACAGACATTCTTCAAG GGTCACCCGTGGAGTCCGGCGGTCCCACCACACCTCTGCCAGACAAACAGTTGTTGGTGTTCATCCTCGATAGACTTCAAAA GAAAGATACTTATGGCGTTTACTCGGATCCAGTTGATCCTGAGGAG CTTCCTGATTATCATGAGATTATCACGAACCCAATGGATTTTAGCACAGTTCGGAAGAAATTGGACTCTGGAGCTTATGCCACTTTAGAACAATTCGAG GGGGATGTGTTTTTAATATGTAGCAATGCAATGGAATACAATTCATCAGACACTGTTTATTATCGACAG GCGCGGGCTATACAAGAACTAGCTAAAAAGGACTTTGAGAATTTAAGGCGAGACAGTGATGATGAAGAACCACAAAGCCAACAAGAACAGCAACAGCAGCCAAAAGTTGCTAGAAGAGGCCGTCCGCCAAAGAAACAGCCCGAACCATCTTCCATTGACCGTACCGCTTCCGAAATTTCAGCTGATGCGCTCATTCCTGGAGGAGATAGCTCTAATAGGTTTTCTGGTGCTTACAATCTAAGAAAGACTCCTCCTTCACACAAGTTCCGACAAGCAGAAACATCTGTTCGGATCAACCATAACAGCGAAACACAAAGTGGCTGGTCCGTAGATTGGGAGAACGAGTTTCCac CTTCGGTTGTGAAGGCGGTTAACAAGTATGGGATGAAACATTTCAATGTCGATGAAAACAAACGCGACACATACAACCACCTCCCAGCTTCTACACAGGAGCCATCGGTTTTAACAACGCTTGAAGACGAGTTAAAACAGTTGATTCCA gTTGGACTGACCACTGAGTACGGGTACGCAAGAAGTCTAGCACGATACGCTGCGAACCTCGGTCCCGTTGCATGGAAAATCGCATCCAAGAGAATCGAAACCGTGTTACCGCCTGGAATCAAATATGGTCCAGGTTGGGTTGAAGAGAACCCAGCGGGAACTGAAGAGGATAATGATCCTCAAAAACAGAAGTGTTCTAATGACTTAGCGTCTGATAATCATTCAAACAGAATCCTGTCTCCAACCGCTTCGGTCTCAAGCGCTTTCATAGGAAACagacattcttcttcttctcaaggAATCGAAGAGACTGCTGCACCTTCTCGTGCCTTCCCACCAGCTTCCTCCTCTCGCCAGGCAGGACCGCTGATCAAACCTGAGAGCAGCATCAACGGTCTAACCCGCGGTTTCAGTGGATTCGGCCATAGTCCAAGTCCAATGATCGGAGCCACGAGACAGCAACAGCCAAACTTGGCCAACGAGACTATGCCGGGCCCGCAACAACAAGGGATGTTGTTTCCTTATAACAAACAGGAGTTCGACCGGTTTCCACCGGACCTTAACGCTAGGCTTGTATCACCGAACTCTCCCGGCGCGAATCAGCAGACTGGTTCGTCCTCGTCTCAGCATCCGGATCTGGCTTTACAGCTCTGA